In Vigna angularis cultivar LongXiaoDou No.4 chromosome 8, ASM1680809v1, whole genome shotgun sequence, one DNA window encodes the following:
- the LOC108345897 gene encoding sucrose transport protein SUC8 encodes MEAPSPTKPIDPTKPSITTLSVEASQAEPSPLRKMFAVASIAAGIQFGWALQLSLLTPYVQLLGVPHAAASFIWLCGPISGLVVQPIVGYYSDKSTSRFGRRRPFILGGAVAVAIAVFLIGYAADIGYSAGDDITKKTRPRAVGVFVIGFWILDVANNMLQGPCRAFLADLAAGDQRKTRIANGFFSFFMAVGNVLGYAAGSYSSLHKIFPFTQTKACDVFCANLKSCFFFSILLLLFLATVALIYVKDKPVPPRAVQEDAQPSCFFQLFGALKELKRPMWMLMLVTAINWVGWFPYFLFDTDWMGREVYGGTAGEDAYAKGVRVGSLGLMVNAVVLGFMSLAVEPLGRMVGGVKRLWGIVNFILAIGFGMTIVITKVAEHERHLNPAAVGHPSTGVTVGSMVFFAVLGVPLAITFSVPFALASIYSSASGAGQGLSLGVLNLAIVVPQMVVSALSGPWDALFGGGNLPAFMVGAAAAALSAIMAIVLLPTPKPADEAKAASMVGGGFH; translated from the exons ATGGAGGCACCATCTCCAACCAAACCCATTGACCCAACAAAGCCTTCCATCACCACCCTCAGTGTGGAGGCCAGCCAGGCTGAGCCGAGCCCACTCCGAAAAATGTTTGCTGTGGCGTCCATAGCCGCGGGCATACAGTTCGGGTGGGCTCTTCAGCTTTCTCTGCTCACCCCTTACGTTCAGCTCTTAGGAGTTCCACACGCCGCAGCCTCCTTCATCTGGCTCTGCGGTCCCATCTCCGGACTTGTGGTGCAGCCCATTGTGGGCTACTACAGCGACAAAAGCACTTCTCGCTTCGGTCGCAGACGCCCCTTTATTCTCGGAGGTGCAGTGGCTGTCGCCATAGCTGTATTTCTTATCGGTTATGCAGCCGATATAGGGTACTCAGCTGGCGACGACATAACCAAAAAAACCCGTCCTCGGGCCGTTGGGGTGTTCGTCATAGGATTTTGGATCCTAGATGTTGCAAACAACATGTTACAAGGTCCTTGCCGTGCCTTTCTGGCTGACTTAGCGGCTGGGGACCAGAGAAAAACCAGAATAGCAAATGGGTTTTTCTCGTTCTTCATGGCCGTCGGCAACGTGTTGGGATACGCAGCGGGGTCTTATAGTTCTCTGCACAAGATTTTTCCCTTCACGCAGACCAAGGCGTGCGATGTTTTCTGCGCCAATCTGAAAAGCTGTTTCTTTTTCTCGATCTTGTTGCTGCTGTTCTTGGCCACGGTAGCTCTCATTTACGTAAAGGACAAGCCCGTACCGCCACGGGCGGTGCAAGAGGACGCGCAGCCCTCGTGTTTCTTTCAGCTCTTCGGGGCGTTGAAGGAGCTGAAAAGACCCATGTGGATGCTCATGTTGGTGACAGCTATCAACTGGGTCGGGTGGTTCCCCTACTTCCTGTTCGACACTGACTGGATGGGTCGCGAGGTGTACGGCGGAACGGCTGGAGAGGACGCGTACGCGAAGGGGGTGCGCGTGGGGTCTCTGGGACTCATGGTAAACGCCGTCGTTTTGGGGTTCATGTCGCTGGCGGTTGAACCGTTGGGGCGCATGGTTGGGGGAGTGAAGAGGCTGTGGGGCATCGTGAACTTCATTCTCGCGATTGGGTTCGGGATGACCATCGTCATAACCAAGGTGGCGGAGCACGAGCGCCACTTGAACCCCGCCGCAGTGGGCCACCCCTCCACCGGCGTCACAGTTGGGTCCATGGTTTTCTTCGCCGTTCTCGGAGTACCCCTTGCG ATTACTTTCAGTGTTCCTTTTGCTCTTGCATCAATATACTCGAGTGCTTCAGGAGCAGGGCAAG GTTTATCATTGGGAGTCCTGAATCTTGCAATTGTGGTACCACAG ATGGTGGTGTCTGCATTGAGTGGTCCTTGGGATGCTTTGTTTGGTGGTGGCAACTTGCCGGCTTTCATGGTgggggcggcggcggcggcgctGAGCGCCATAATGGCGATTGTGTTGCTGCCAACTCCAAAACCAGCTGATGAGGCGAAGGCCGCAAGCATGGTTGGAGGGGGCTTTCACTAG